AAAAATCTTACCTTAataagcatttcactcattccaaaagagaatatTTCATAAGAGGGTTTTTTCTAGTGTTCTGCAAAACTTCCAATTTTTCCACTGGAAGAATAAAATCCTTAGGGGTGTGGGGACAGCCACTCCCCCCATGCCTTCAAATCTCTAGCTAGTTGGTATCTATCTTCAACAGTCTATAAAAGTAAAGAGCAGGcgctcttttatttatttcccatttCGGCAGTTTTTAGCGTAATCTTGGGATACAGCTCAGAAGTCCGTGTCTATAACTTAAGTTTCATTTTAGCTTTTTTAACTAAGAGACATGATAATAGCGAGAAGACAgctgttttaaaatgaacacaattGACTTGTACAGAAGATATTAATGGTTGTTCCTGATTCCTATTGATGGTTGTAGCTTGTGTCTTTCACTCTATCAACACTGGTCTCTGTATGAAAGCCTTTGTAACACTTGTTACACTTCTGCTAGCCTCAAGCTGTGGTCAGTGCAAGGCCAGAAGAAGCTACAAGAATTCTTTGCTGATATGGGGTGAGTTGGAGGTACAGGACAAAGTCTGATTTACTGTTACCTGGAGTGTTTGGGAAAATCCGTTTCATCAACAAGAatgcagccattaaaaacaaacagtcaCGGTTGGAATTAAGCAGGAAGAATTGTGTTTATACACACCGTATTTTTCACgtcatagcacgcacctgaccataacacgcccccccccccccagctggccgtcagggcaaGAAAGCCagctcgcgctggaacgatgcgagccggccccgcccgcctcccagctgggaggcgggcggggaaagccggctggcTGTTCCAGTGCGCctagccggctctgtgcgtcccggggtgcacagagccggctgggcgcgctggaacggggcgcacagagccggctcgcgtcattccagcacacccagccggctctgtgcgcacattcactccataacatgcacagacatttcccctcacttttgaggaggaaaaaagtgtgtgttatggagcgaaaaatacggtaagtttgAATTAGTATACGTACTTTACAATGTGAACTCCATATAATTTATAATGCCTTgcatgaagccagcatggtgtagtggattagagtggtggttaagagcagtggactttaatccggagaaccgggtttgattccccactcctccacatgagcggcggatgctaatctggtgaaccgggttggtttcccctttccttcacgtgaagccagctgggtgaccttgggctagtcattctctctcagccccacctacctcacagggtgtctgttgaggggaagggaaagtgattataaactggtttgattctgccttaagtggtagagaaagttggcatataaaaaccaactcttcttcattttctgctTCTTGCCCAGTTGAGTCTATACAAGATaaatctactttttttttttttagaagatggAGATAACTATAATGATTCTGTTCTACATGCCAGGCAGTCACTCTGGGAAGAAAAGATATGACTCTTCTGCTAAGATTCCCTCagcatattctctctctctttaaaaatagcTTACCTTTGAAGCAAGTAAAACAGAAATTTCATTCTATGGACATTTCCCTGAAAGAGAACCTACGGGAGATGATTGAAGAATCTGCAAATAAATTTGGGTAAATCATACCTCTTAACTTCTGTTAGAAGTTTTTTTTCACTACTGTTAAGGCAAAACCTCACCCTCAGTGATATTGCTGAATTCGCTCTTGAATTTCAAATCTGAATAGCCCTACAATTTGTATCATATCTTTACTGTGTCCTTCCTCCGAACAAATTAGGGCAGTGTTCTTTCTCTCAGCTCCACTATCTGTATCGTGAAGGTAATACAGATCCTGATGAACAGGGTCATTCTCAGGGATTGCTGAATATATGTGAGCCATTTTGGGACCTGAGGAAAAATATTTAGTATTTTTTCTGATAATACAATACAGGGGAAAATGTATTTTAAGGTCTTTCCAATGGCTTCATTTTATTTTGCAGAATGAAGGATTTAAGAGTACAAACCTTCAGCATCCATTTCGGTTTTAAAAATAAGTTCTTAGCCAGTGACGTAGTGTACGCGGCTTCTTCTCTAATGGAAAATACGGAAAAGGATGAAAGTGGGTCTGATAACTTTATCAAGGCTTTGGATAGCCTTTCCAGGTAATATGTGCTTCCTTTTTTCAGCCAGTTTCATAATCCAGCTGCATCCAGATGTGCTTTACTTAACCACAGTTAAGTAAAATCACTGTCACACTTGTGTTCGTGTGTCGCGGGTAACCAGAGTTAGCTTTTATCCATAATTCTTCacatgagggagggaggaacacaATCTATTTGTGTCGTCTGCAAAAGGTTCATGTTAGTATGAGCCGAGCAAGACGATTGATAGGATGGATCAAGTTTGTTCGCTTTCCTTTTCCATTAACCACTTTCTTCTACCTTCCCCTTCCTTTAGAAGCAACCTGGACAAGCTACGCCAAGGGCTGGAACTAGCAAAGAAGCAGCTGTGTGCCATTCAGCGGACTGTGGCTAGCTGCATCTGCACCAATCTTGTAATCTCACAGGGCCCATTCCTTTACTGCTACCTCATGGAGGTAAAATTTGCCTGTACTTCTTCCTTGTCTAAAAGTCTTGATTTGGCATGTCAAGCCAAGTTTTAAAAGTTCAGCGCCTGAACTGTTTGGTTTCACAACCTTAGTACATACTGTAGCAAGTCGTTGACTTTTTGGGAAACCTTGGAAAGCACACTCTGTCCGACTTTTTACAAAATTAAATGCTAAATTTTTACTTTAAAGGTgaaggtgcaagcactgggtcattactgacccatggggtgacgtcatatcacaacatttactgccagacattgtttatggggtggtttgccattgccttacccagtcgtctgcacttaaccccagcaagctgggtacttgagagccagcgcggtgtagtggttaagagcggaggtttggagcggtggactctgatctagagaacctggtttgattcccccctcctccacatgagcggcggaccctaatctggtgaactgggtttgtttccccactcctacacgtgaagccagctgggtgaccttgggcaagtcacagctcttagagctctctcagccccatctacctcacagtgtgtctgttgtgggaaggggaagggaaggtgattgtaagccagattgattcttccttaagtggcggagaaagtcggcatataaaaaccaactcttcttctactcattttaccaacctcagaaggatggaaggctgagtcaaccttgagccggctacatgaaactGGTTGAAcgcagattgtgagcagagcttggactggagtactgcaacttaccactctgcgcttcGAGCTCATAAATTTTTACTTTGCATTAACAGTATTTCCGAGTAAACTTAGTAAGGCTACCAGtagttaaaaaaaactgttcttgTACCCATGAGGCTGTGTGTCAAATTTCACTGCCATTACAGGGATCTCTGAACTTTTATTTGCCTTAACTGCAACTTTGCATACTGTTGGACATGACCCTTTTGAGACTTAGCAATAATTATCtggtgagggggggaggcagTTTGACTCATTAGCACTTGTGCACTTCTGGAGAGGCTGTCTCCTCTGCAGCCTTTCTAAAGACGTTGCTGCTGCTTTTGCCTTTTCTGGGGTAAATAATTTTATGTTTTCCAGGGAACACCAGATGTGAAATTGTTCTCCAGACCAGTATCATTGTGCCTGCTTAGTAAATACTTGCTCAAGTCCTTTATCTGCTCTGTAAGTCACTTATGCTTTCTCCTTCTAGATATGGGTAGCCAGAACAGAGGTTCTCTTTACCTCAGATAGGGGTTTTTTCTCATTAAGCAACACACTTTAACTCAAGGACTGACTCTTAAAGAGCAACACTGTTGGAAGAATGGTGAAAAGGATCTATTTTGTTTCTTATGACCTACAGTTTGGTTTAGTATGAACAAGCCTTGTGTACATACATGTGCCCTTCTGCCCTTGTGTGTTCCAATTCAATTGGTTACTTATGCTCAAAAGCAAATCATACCATATTGTCTTATCAATAcctgcaaactgtggtttgctgcTTGTCTTTGATGCAGGGTTTGAAGTCATACTGGTTTGAAGCTGGCTTGTAATCCACCATCAGAGGGTATATATAAACCATAATTTGTCAGCTTGGATGTAACAGTATCTATAGTTTACACTGAAATGGAGCTTGCAAAGGAAGGCAGGAGTGTGCCGGCACAAGGTTTGTTCACGCAGTGTCGAAACAACGTTTGTTACTGCATGTGAACCAAGCCTGTGTGTTTGGACAACATCTCTTCTTTTGTCCTTTGAAACGATGAAGACATTATAAatctagaaaagaaataaaacatttcTAGGCAACTGAAAGGAGTCCTGCGGCTTTTTGTAGTCTCTTTGGTATGTGTCTTATCCACTTTGGCATGTTGAAAGGTTTCTGTTAGGggtttttaattttgaaaaattatattgcttttaatattttaatgttgtaaaaTGCAGAGCTTCTTTTAAAGATGACTGGAATAAAGTGTGTTAAATAAATGTTAATAGGTTTAGTGCAAGAAAAAGGACACAAAGCCTAGCATGTATTTAAATTAGCAGAAGCAGAACTGTTGTCTGTTTACTtactccatcttctgggcatagagtaggagtCACCGgggtgtgtggcggggggaggatgttattaatttcctgcattgtgcagggggttgaactagatgaccctggtggtcccttccaactctatgattctatgaaaatacaTGGCCTGGAATAGGTTTAGGCTTTAATACTTTTCAGATAAATTTAACCCCAAAGCCTCTCCATCAAAAACAGGGattatgtttgcttgttttattttactttggtTTTCTTGTTTGATCTTTGAGCTGTATATAATCAAATTGCTTTCTGGCTTCCAGACAAAAAATAAGCGCTGTAAACTGTTGCCAATGGTTATGGCCGCACCAATGGATGTTGAGCAAGGGACAGTGATCATGGTGGGGATTCCGCCTCAAATAGAAAGCTCCGACAAAAAGAAGTAAGGGCCTCCTAgcgtgacttaaaaaaaaaaataaacatacaagATGCACTGTAAATTCAGCCTGTTGTCAAATATGAGCATTGCTTGCTTGGATTTTGTTTAAAGCGTCAGATGCGTGGTGTGGTAGTTTTCTTTAAATCATGCATTCTGCTATTTCAGTGGAATATACAGACCATGCACACTTGCTGTGTGTGCACATTGAGAGCTGGCGTGGTTCAGTATGAATAGTGTTTGACATAGACTAGAACAATCTGAATTCATATCTACCCTTAGCTAAGAAGCTTCATGGATGATGGCCTTGGGCCAGAGACTGTCTGTCCATCCCTCTTTCTGCCtagcctacttcatagggttatTGAGAACAAAATTAAGTAGGAGATGGGAATTGTGCTATTCAGTGAAAGGGCTAGAAAATACTAGGCTGCCTTAAACCAAGTCAGGCCATTCACCCATCTGGTTCAGCATTGTCTACCCTGACTTGCAGCAGTTCCCTCAGGCAAGTCTTTTCTTGCATTTGCTATCTGAGATTCTTTAAGTAAAGATGTCAGGAACTGaatgcatgcagagggtcccagattcggtccccggcatctccagttgaagggactaggcaagtaggtggtgtgaaagaccactgcctgagactctggagagccactgctggtctgagcagacaatactgactttgatggaccaaggatctgattcagtataaggcagcttcatgtgttcatgtgaacctttGTGCTCTTGTGCATGCAGAGCAAATGCTACACCGCTGAGCCATACCTTGCCCCATTAAAAAGTAATACATGAGAAATAATGTTCTGCTTAGTTTGCACAGTTATATTCTAATTAATTTTTTGTGTTTATGGTTTTCACAAGGGATTAAGAAAGGGGGAGTAGTTATGTGGTCTTGGGAAGAAATTCtaaagcttttctctctccccctcccttagcTTTTTTGGAAGAGCATTTGAGAAAGCTGCAGAAAATACCAATTCCAGGACTCTACATAACCATTTTGACATGTCTAGTAAGTAAAGATGTACTTTCCCTGCATAAGCCTTACAAAGCCATGCCAGCTACTTTGAAATTTCTGtatgcattttatttgtttagggattttttttttggacagGCTGATTTCCAGCTTCAGTAGTTGAGTGAACAGAAATCATCTCTCCTATACCTTGCATAAGATTTTGTACTATTCTTGGAAGAGCTTGCACAGGGAGAGGGGAGTATATGATGAGTCCTTCCTTCTAGCTGTAGCCCCCTCCCTCATTTCTGCATGCTGATAATATTGCTCAACTCTTGGGAGAGACCAGGGTAGAGCAGGTGGctgcaggggaaaggggaagagatCTGTTTGGCTAGCCTGCTCTGTTCACAGTTCATAAGGTTTAAGCTATTGAGACTTGCATAAGCAACAGGAGTGGACTGCGCACTCCACCCTGCAAATGTAGCAAACAGGGGTCCTTTAACATTTTCCTCCACTGGAAAAAAACACCAGTTGCATTTAGAAGTGATGCAGCAATTTCTGTGCTTGATATATCCAAAAGCATCTAAACCTTAGATGTCTCCAAGACCTCCTCCGTACTATATTCAATCAAAACAGAGAAGCTACAAACTTACAAGATTTGTGGACACACACAGGCTCTTTGCTTGATGACCGCGCAATTACTTGTGTACATGCTTCGTCTGCAGTGGTTGAATCTGTTTATGCTGCCAGCTTGGACTTCTGAATTGTCACTGGCTTCGTTCAGATGATGCAAACTAGTTTCTCAGGATGAGAATGAGCTAGGCTTGTGTATCTCCCCCACATGTGGATCTGAGACTGAAGACTTCCTGCTTTGGAATTAACAGCAGCTTGTCATGATGGTCCAAATTAGTTGAAACTAGATCAGAACCATGGTAGTACTACCACCAGCTGGGAAACCCCACTAAGGGGGTATTTTCCCAGTATAGAACTAGAAGAGATGGTCCTAGGGTCCacctttgttggggggggggttgagagagAATACAGCCATAGATGTTCCTCTTCCATATGATCAGATAACTAAAAGTACTGAACTGTATTGTGTTGAGTTCTTATCCTCCAATATCCTGTAACACATAACAAACTTTCTTTTATCACTTTAGTAATAGAACTGAAAATGGAAGATCGGAGTAAATTTCTGGATGCGCTTATTTCCCTTTTGTCCTAATGGTAAGGTGGTGCTGAAGgacaattttaaacattttacttACAACTGACTCTACAGCATGCAATGGTGTCTGTTGATCCTCTTTTATTGATAGTTGTTCTTTGTAAATTCTCGATTCCTTGCATGTTTCTCTTGTATATATGAAAATATGTAAATGTTGTCAGTTATTTTGTCTACCATAACCTTATATAAACTTCATATAAACTTATTTTTAATGCAATGTTAGATGTAGCTAAAGCAAGCTTTTACTGTAACATTTTAATCAAATAAAACTTTTATTTCACATCTTGGTTGATGTAAGATTCCTGTGCTATCGAAGATAAGTAAACATCAGTCCTGTCCTCTCATTCACCTGCCCACCTCTTAACGCTAGACcaatggtcccaggttcaatccacgacatctccagttaaaaggatcatgtagtaaATGATATTAAGAGCATCCCCTTGAGACATCAGAGAGCCACTAAAAAGCAGAAAGAACCGAATGCTGTCTCTGATAGACCAGTGGCCAGTTACTggggcttcataagaacataagaaaggccctgctggatcagaccaaggcccatcaagtccagcagtctgttcacacagtggccaaccaggtgcctctaggaagcccacaaacaagacgactgccgcagcaccatcctgcaccCTGTGTTCCCCCGCACCCTGTGTTCCCCCGCTTCATGTGGTTGCACTCTGAATATCCGAGGGCCTTGGCTCAGTCCTTAGAATCTTCAATTAAAACGATAATACTGTAATTTTGCAGTGTctctgctttactaggttgatacctgcacacatagtatatgagagacatatactaaccagtattacaactagaacctatctgaccagatgtttgaataattgggaatagattttacaacctatgcacaggcctggttgggtttgaactgtttgtatatgtatttattaatttatttctgtaaatgtgtgcagtcttaacaagggttttaattaaccactgatgaaggccctataggccgaaacgcgtttggtatgtggttacagttatcatccacaagaaatgccattgtgctattttaattattttaaataattttaacctttagcgcttctaataaattatattttcagtatttatacacacacacacacaccttgggtACCCAGGTTTTGCAGTGTCTATGAAGAATCTCGcaatgaactattaagccccctgtagattgatagacagaatgtgccagattcttttaatgttgcCTATTTATTGAATAACCGTTCACCTCAAATTGGAgacagtggcacagtttttaaagtttgttttaaaagcccaccaaacagttaattagatggtaaTATCAACAAACAATGTTATCTGATGTAATTGTCtactaacaatttttttaaagggcaccttttaatatttctgttcctttcgtatccttttgtattgtgcctttttatgccaataaaggaatgatttaTTGATAGGACTATAGTCAAAGctatgctcacaacctgagttcaatcccgacagaagtcggtttcagatagccggctcaaggttgattcagccttccatccttccgaagtcagtaaaatgagtacccagcttgctgggggtaaagtgtagccgACCAGGGAAGGCAATAGCGAACCACTTCATAAgcatagactgcctagtaaacggcgtGAAGTgactgatgtcaccccatgggtcagtaatgacccagtgcttgcacagggaactacctttatctttacttATGTCTGGTTGGAAATAAGCTCTTTCTGAGAGCTTGGAGGATTGCTAATAGACTGTACAGGGCTAGAAGGGCCAATAGTCTGAAAACATAAGGC
This window of the Euleptes europaea isolate rEulEur1 chromosome 13, rEulEur1.hap1, whole genome shotgun sequence genome carries:
- the CDC45 gene encoding cell division control protein 45 homolog gives rise to the protein MFLSDFRKEFYELVLSQRVLLLVASDVDSICACKILQALFQCDHVQYTLVPVSGWQELETAFLEHKDQFQYFVLINCGANIDLLEVLQPEEDIIFFVCDTHRPINVVNVYNETQIKLLVKQDDDLGIPAYDDIFRDDEEDSGNESDGSEPSGKRQRFEEEIVERTMKRRQRREWEARRQEILFDYEQYEYHGTSSAMMMFDLAWVMSKDLNDMLWWAIVGLTDQWVHDKITQMKYVTDIGALQRHVSRHNHRNGDEENSLSIDCMRIAFEYDLCLSLYQHWSLYESLCNTCYTSASLKLWSVQGQKKLQEFFADMGLPLKQVKQKFHSMDISLKENLREMIEESANKFGMKDLRVQTFSIHFGFKNKFLASDVVYAASSLMENTEKDESGSDNFIKALDSLSRSNLDKLRQGLELAKKQLCAIQRTVASCICTNLVISQGPFLYCYLMEGTPDVKLFSRPVSLCLLSKYLLKSFICSTKNKRCKLLPMVMAAPMDVEQGTVIMVGIPPQIESSDKKNFFGRAFEKAAENTNSRTLHNHFDMSIIELKMEDRSKFLDALISLLS